In the Ursus arctos isolate Adak ecotype North America unplaced genomic scaffold, UrsArc2.0 scaffold_5, whole genome shotgun sequence genome, one interval contains:
- the CUNH5orf63 gene encoding glutaredoxin-like protein C5orf63 homolog — protein MFWFQGNSMQLAKYSLQLLMRNLSASKNVLPVLTLFTKDPCPLCDEAKDILEPYKNRFILQEVDITLPENSAWYERYKFDIPVFHLNGQFLMMHRVDISKLEKQLQKLEQQGAGGRRTPS, from the exons ATGTTCTGGTTTCAAGGAAATAGCATGCAACTTGCCAAATACTCCCTTCAACTCCTCATGAGAAATCTCTCTGCCTCTAAGAACGTTCTGCCTGTGCTGACCTTATTTACAAAG GATCCATGCCCACTTTGTGATGAAGCCAAGGATATACTGGAGCCTTACAAAAACAGG TTTATTTTACAGGAGGTGGACATCACACTTCCAGAAAACTCTGCGTGGTATGAAAGGTATAAATTTGACATCCCCGTCTTTCATTTGAATGGCCAGTTTCTGATGATGCATCGAGTAGACATCTCAAAACTTGAAAAGCAGCTCCAGAAACTTGAGCAGCAAGGTGCTGGAGGCCGGAGGACGCCTTCATGA